From Gemmatimonadota bacterium, a single genomic window includes:
- a CDS encoding ABC transporter ATP-binding protein has translation MIVTRNLQREYIMGSERVRALQGVDMTIRKNEFVAIMGPSGSGKSTMMNMIGCLDTPSEGEYWLNGYRVSELDDDALARIRNKEIGFVFQTFNLLPRASALANVELPMVYAGASSKERRTRAEEALRQVGLQDRMHHRPNELSGGQRQRVAIARALVNRPSIILADEPTGNLDSATSVEIMALFESLHKQGQTIILVTHEPDIAAHAKRQIVLRDGKVASDASSMEKH, from the coding sequence ATCATCGTGACCCGCAACCTGCAGCGCGAGTACATCATGGGCTCGGAGCGCGTCCGGGCCCTGCAGGGCGTCGACATGACGATCCGGAAGAACGAGTTCGTCGCCATCATGGGGCCGTCCGGCTCCGGCAAGTCGACGATGATGAACATGATCGGCTGTCTCGACACGCCGAGCGAGGGCGAGTACTGGCTCAACGGCTACCGCGTGAGCGAGCTCGATGACGACGCGCTGGCGCGGATCCGGAACAAGGAGATCGGCTTCGTCTTCCAGACGTTCAACCTGCTGCCGCGTGCCTCGGCGCTGGCCAACGTCGAGTTGCCGATGGTCTACGCCGGCGCCTCGTCGAAGGAGCGCCGGACCCGCGCCGAAGAGGCGTTGCGTCAGGTCGGCCTGCAGGACCGCATGCACCACCGCCCGAACGAGCTCTCGGGCGGGCAGCGCCAGCGCGTGGCGATCGCCCGCGCCCTGGTGAATCGTCCGTCCATCATCCTGGCGGACGAACCGACCGGCAACCTGGACTCGGCCACGTCGGTCGAGATCATGGCGCTGTTCGAATCCCTGCACAAGCAGGGGCAGACGATCATTCTCGTGACCCACGAACCTGATATTGCCGCGCACGCCAAGCGCCAGATCGTCCTCCGGGACGGCAAGGTGGCCAGCGATGCGAGCAGCATGGAGAAGCACTAA
- a CDS encoding efflux RND transporter periplasmic adaptor subunit — protein sequence MKHRIRSLAVLALVVATACKKEEPAPVYEAVAIGKRDIIVTAQAAGAINPDTIVDVKSRASGEITDLAVETGQLVRRGALLARVDRRVPQNRVSQAEAAAEVATARLRNAEAQLRRAKELFASRAITEQELETTTLDVANSKASVISSTIDLENAKIALEDTEVRAPINGTIIAKNVERGTVISSPVSDVGGGTVLLKMADLTLVQVKTFVDETDIGKLRVGLEANVTVDAYPNRPFKGELLKIEPQADTIQNVTMFPVLVRIDNKDGLLKPGMSANVRIGVGERRDVIAVPNAALRTERDVASAATVLGLAEADFKTMLEAAKAAAAPPAGTPSPDGALELQGKGGAPTDAKPAADPKAAATPGAAGQRGGAGGQTGRGGAGGQMGGRGGRGGGNSDAFSGGTYIVFVQREGKPTPVYIKTGLTDLDYSEVKSGLKEGDMVLMLPSASLIQGQQNLQNRMKSMSGGLPGQSNTTTPAAGGAGKGGATPAAGGAKPGGR from the coding sequence GTGAAGCATCGCATCCGCTCCCTCGCCGTCCTCGCCCTCGTCGTGGCCACCGCCTGCAAGAAGGAAGAGCCGGCGCCGGTCTATGAGGCCGTGGCCATCGGCAAGCGCGACATCATCGTGACGGCGCAGGCCGCCGGCGCGATCAATCCCGACACGATCGTGGACGTGAAGTCGCGCGCCTCCGGCGAGATCACCGACCTCGCGGTCGAGACGGGGCAGCTCGTCCGGCGTGGCGCCCTGCTGGCGCGCGTCGATCGGCGCGTCCCGCAGAACCGGGTGTCGCAGGCGGAAGCGGCGGCGGAAGTGGCGACGGCACGGCTCCGGAACGCCGAGGCGCAGCTGCGCCGGGCCAAGGAGCTGTTCGCGTCGCGGGCGATCACCGAACAGGAACTCGAGACGACGACGCTCGACGTCGCCAACTCGAAGGCCTCGGTCATCTCGTCGACGATCGACCTCGAGAACGCCAAGATCGCCCTCGAGGACACCGAGGTGCGCGCCCCGATCAACGGGACGATCATCGCGAAGAACGTCGAGCGCGGCACCGTCATCTCGTCGCCGGTGAGCGACGTCGGCGGCGGCACCGTGCTCCTCAAGATGGCCGACCTGACGCTGGTCCAGGTCAAGACCTTCGTCGACGAGACCGACATCGGCAAGCTGCGCGTCGGGCTCGAGGCCAACGTCACGGTGGATGCGTACCCGAACCGGCCGTTCAAGGGCGAGCTGCTCAAGATCGAGCCGCAGGCCGACACGATCCAGAACGTGACGATGTTCCCGGTGCTGGTGCGGATCGACAACAAGGACGGCTTGCTGAAGCCGGGGATGAGCGCCAACGTCCGGATCGGCGTCGGCGAGCGTCGCGACGTGATCGCGGTGCCGAACGCGGCGCTGCGCACCGAGCGTGACGTGGCCAGTGCGGCGACGGTGCTGGGGCTTGCCGAGGCGGATTTCAAGACGATGCTCGAGGCGGCCAAGGCCGCTGCGGCGCCGCCGGCCGGGACGCCGAGCCCCGATGGCGCGCTGGAACTGCAGGGCAAGGGTGGCGCGCCGACCGATGCGAAGCCGGCGGCCGACCCGAAGGCGGCTGCCACGCCGGGTGCGGCGGGGCAGCGTGGCGGCGCGGGCGGGCAGACCGGCCGCGGTGGCGCCGGCGGGCAGATGGGTGGCCGTGGCGGGCGCGGCGGCGGCAACAGCGATGCCTTCAGCGGCGGCACCTATATCGTCTTCGTGCAGCGCGAGGGGAAGCCGACGCCGGTGTACATCAAGACCGGATTGACGGACCTCGACTACTCGGAAGTGAAGAGCGGGCTGAAGGAAGGCGACATGGTGCTCATGCTGCCGAGCGCCTCGCTGATCCAGGGCCAGCAGAACCTGCAGAACCGGATGAAGTCCATGAGCGGCGGCCTCCCGGGCCAGTCGAACACCACCACGCCGGCCGCTGGTGGGGCGGGCAAGGGTGGGGCGACGCCGGCGGCTGGTGGCGCGAAGCCCGGAGGGCGTTGA
- a CDS encoding ABC transporter permease, producing MGETIRVALASIRANKLRALLTMLGVIIGVAAVITVVAMGTGAQKAVEDKINSLGASLVQINAGQGMNRGVATQDRAALLVADYEALRRDATTLSDVVPELQKNQQVQLVSTNINTSIVGTTANYPKARNYTLTHGRMFTDGDDAARQLYAVVGSDVPKMLNVNAGAIIGQQILIRKLRFEVIGVLSSKGSQGWQNPDEQILIPLNTARYRVFGTDRLRSIAVVVRDKVPMEQGMVEAERIMRREHKIRPGADNNFQIVSPKEFLATQQQTSETFSLLLLAIAGVSLLVGGIGIMNIMLVSVTERTKEIGIRKALGATKFTIMGQFLIEALVLCLAGGLVGILLGWGASSIVSQKLGWSTVISPVAVGVAFAFSALVGLFFGLWPARRAASLDPIQALRYE from the coding sequence ATCGGCGAGACGATTCGAGTCGCGTTGGCCTCGATCCGGGCCAACAAGTTGCGGGCGTTGCTCACCATGCTCGGCGTGATCATCGGCGTCGCCGCCGTCATCACCGTCGTCGCGATGGGCACCGGCGCGCAGAAGGCCGTCGAGGACAAGATCAACTCGCTCGGCGCCTCGCTGGTCCAGATCAACGCCGGCCAGGGGATGAACCGCGGCGTCGCCACGCAGGATCGCGCGGCGCTGCTCGTGGCCGACTACGAGGCGCTGCGCCGCGACGCCACCACGCTCAGTGACGTGGTGCCGGAGCTGCAGAAGAACCAGCAGGTGCAGCTGGTGTCGACCAACATCAACACGTCCATCGTCGGCACCACGGCCAATTATCCCAAGGCGCGGAACTACACGCTGACGCACGGCCGGATGTTCACCGATGGCGATGACGCGGCGCGGCAGTTGTATGCCGTGGTCGGGTCCGACGTGCCGAAGATGCTGAACGTCAACGCCGGCGCCATCATCGGCCAGCAGATCCTGATCCGGAAGCTCCGCTTCGAGGTCATCGGCGTGCTGTCGTCGAAGGGCTCGCAGGGGTGGCAGAATCCGGACGAGCAGATCCTCATCCCGCTGAACACCGCGCGCTACCGCGTCTTCGGCACCGACCGGCTCCGCTCGATCGCCGTCGTCGTCCGCGACAAGGTGCCGATGGAGCAGGGGATGGTCGAGGCCGAGCGGATCATGCGCCGCGAGCACAAGATCCGCCCGGGCGCCGACAACAACTTCCAGATCGTCTCGCCGAAGGAATTCCTCGCGACGCAGCAGCAGACGTCCGAGACCTTCTCGCTCCTGCTCCTCGCGATCGCCGGCGTCTCGCTGCTGGTCGGCGGCATCGGCATCATGAACATCATGCTGGTCTCGGTCACCGAGCGCACCAAGGAAATCGGGATCCGGAAAGCCCTCGGCGCGACCAAGTTCACGATCATGGGCCAGTTCCTGATCGAGGCGCTGGTGCTCTGCCTCGCCGGCGGCCTGGTCGGAATTCTCCTCGGCTGGGGTGCCTCGTCGATCGTCTCGCAGAAGCTCGGCTGGAGCACGGTGATCTCGCCGGTCGCCGTCGGCGTCGCCTTCGCCTTCTCGGCGCTGGTCGGCCTCTTCTTCGGCCTCTGGCCGGCCCGTCGGGCGGCGAGCCTCGATCCGATTCAGGCGTTGCGGTACGAATAG
- a CDS encoding carbohydrate binding family 9 domain-containing protein has translation MDSRPAEDSTVVLVWYSPTAIHFGVLAYDRVPEGVRATVSDRDNIGSDDQVTVFLDTFNDRRRAYFFGVNPYGIQDDGVRSEGGFSTSSGMSGSTDRNPDFLWQSKGMKTDFGWVAEIRVPFKSLRWGGGEVLTWGLNVQRTTRRTGYDDTWTDVRRASASFLAQAGTITGIHDITRGVVTELQPTLTAELPGSRLSNGTFDRGDIRTEIGGNFRLGFTQVTLDGTINPDFSQVESDAGLVTINERFALFFPERRPFFLEGIELFASPNNLVYTRTVANPLAGGKVTGKYGAWTVAHLTALDEFGAARDGSATADTKSLANLTRLRRDVGDNSVAGITLTNRDEDGHHNRVISADTRIVFNKLYYFQGQLGASFTKDDRSDKFRSDPLWDLEVDRTGRAFGFNYKITAIGNDFETWSGFVNRTGIATARAFNRYSVYGARGAMIEQATVFGGISRIYRYSELGGKALEGGQELNASMRLRGGWNLSSRGELAFVRFDPAAYANYTVDRTTVGLGAIPAPFPLSSGIFDAFGASLSITTPTWRLWQGSLRVERGTKAIFPEAAEARGTSATASITMRPSPAVRVFGTLAVQKLERKRDGSEFARTVLPRLKVEVQPNRSLFFRMVGEYRSERQSMLIDPVSGDPILINGSASPARQTDRLRVDWLASYEPTPGTVAFLGYGSTLRGDRPLTFRELERTEDGLFVKVAYLFRR, from the coding sequence GTGGATTCGCGCCCGGCGGAGGACTCGACGGTCGTGCTGGTGTGGTACTCGCCGACCGCGATCCACTTCGGCGTCCTGGCCTACGATCGGGTCCCCGAGGGGGTGCGGGCGACCGTCTCCGACCGCGACAACATCGGCAGCGACGATCAGGTCACCGTCTTCCTCGACACCTTCAATGACCGTCGCCGTGCCTACTTCTTCGGTGTGAACCCCTACGGCATCCAGGACGACGGGGTCCGGAGCGAGGGCGGCTTCTCCACCAGCAGTGGCATGTCGGGCAGTACCGACCGCAACCCCGACTTTCTCTGGCAGAGCAAGGGGATGAAGACGGATTTCGGCTGGGTGGCCGAGATTCGGGTCCCGTTCAAGTCGTTGCGGTGGGGGGGCGGGGAGGTGCTGACGTGGGGCCTGAACGTGCAGCGCACGACGCGCCGCACGGGGTACGACGACACCTGGACCGACGTCCGGCGAGCGAGCGCCTCCTTCCTGGCCCAGGCCGGCACGATCACCGGCATCCACGACATCACCCGCGGCGTCGTCACCGAGCTCCAGCCGACGCTCACGGCGGAACTCCCCGGGAGCCGGCTCTCGAACGGGACCTTCGATCGTGGCGACATCCGCACCGAGATCGGCGGCAACTTCCGCCTCGGCTTCACGCAGGTGACGCTCGACGGCACCATCAATCCCGACTTCTCGCAGGTCGAGTCCGATGCGGGGCTGGTGACGATCAACGAGCGTTTCGCCCTCTTCTTCCCGGAGCGGCGGCCGTTCTTCCTCGAGGGGATCGAGCTCTTCGCCTCGCCGAACAACCTCGTGTACACCCGCACGGTCGCGAATCCGCTCGCGGGCGGCAAGGTGACCGGGAAGTACGGCGCGTGGACGGTTGCGCACTTGACGGCGCTCGACGAATTCGGCGCCGCGCGTGATGGCAGTGCGACCGCCGACACCAAGAGCCTCGCCAACCTGACCCGCTTGCGCCGCGATGTCGGCGACAACTCGGTGGCCGGCATCACCCTCACCAACCGCGATGAGGATGGCCACCACAATCGGGTCATCTCCGCCGACACGCGCATCGTCTTCAACAAGCTCTACTACTTCCAGGGCCAGCTCGGTGCCTCGTTCACCAAGGACGACCGCTCCGACAAGTTCCGTTCCGATCCGCTCTGGGATCTCGAGGTCGACCGCACCGGCCGCGCCTTCGGCTTCAACTACAAGATCACCGCCATCGGCAACGACTTCGAGACGTGGAGCGGCTTCGTCAATCGCACCGGCATCGCCACGGCGCGCGCCTTCAACCGCTACTCGGTCTACGGCGCGCGCGGCGCCATGATCGAGCAGGCGACCGTCTTCGGCGGGATCTCGCGGATCTACCGCTACAGCGAACTCGGCGGCAAGGCACTCGAGGGCGGCCAGGAGCTGAACGCGTCGATGCGGCTCCGTGGCGGATGGAATCTGAGCAGCCGGGGTGAGCTGGCGTTTGTGCGCTTCGATCCTGCCGCGTATGCCAACTACACCGTCGATCGGACCACCGTCGGCCTTGGTGCGATCCCCGCGCCGTTCCCGCTCTCCTCGGGCATCTTCGATGCCTTCGGCGCCTCCCTGTCGATCACCACGCCGACCTGGCGACTCTGGCAGGGCTCGCTGCGCGTCGAGCGCGGCACCAAGGCGATCTTCCCCGAAGCGGCCGAGGCGCGCGGAACGTCGGCCACGGCGTCGATCACCATGCGCCCGTCGCCGGCAGTGCGCGTCTTCGGGACGCTCGCGGTGCAGAAGCTCGAACGGAAGCGCGACGGCAGCGAGTTTGCGCGCACGGTGCTGCCGCGCCTCAAGGTCGAGGTGCAGCCGAACCGGTCGCTCTTCTTCCGCATGGTGGGGGAGTACCGCAGCGAACGGCAGTCGATGCTGATCGATCCCGTCTCCGGGGATCCCATCCTGATCAACGGCAGCGCCTCGCCTGCTCGGCAGACCGACCGCCTCCGCGTGGACTGGCTCGCGTCCTACGAGCCCACGCCCGGCACCGTCGCCTTCCTCGGCTACGGCTCCACCCTCCGCGGCGACCGGCCGCTCACCTTCCGCGAGCTGGAGCGGACGGAGGATGGGTTGTTTGTGAAGGTGGCGTATTTGTTTAGAAGGTGA